In a genomic window of Onychostoma macrolepis isolate SWU-2019 chromosome 08, ASM1243209v1, whole genome shotgun sequence:
- the mindy4 gene encoding probable ubiquitin carboxyl-terminal hydrolase MINDY-4 isoform X1, with protein MMGKHVEEVSASLVREYLSRKGLKKTIACMDEELPRTNSSINNRSDLRRILHLEGLYKKNKAEEHPLKSMLEMIVKDRMSEGGKTKGRRHGDNQTTSSSSIDTTGNVKIDKDCMENLLCEIPRLSESSVSQVIVPSQTPSEKLCKSFAVHPESERSIYCLSSSQDSVLTVSKEGFPSEKKIVDTDSQKNRSSRIRRGVMSGPIASSSQESNRRRPARKAPSSVIATLEDCREAANWTNGVNTTNTKSIPSAPHEEGSMFSNLHTGVIDRSGHRLKNSAPSPKLDGLHVLEMVLDDIENEGSLCDVSRTSMPELSLNKTPMDQMTATALKEIIFGSSMACFTEEWKQQNFTFSDTPGLKYGIVQKKGGPCGVLAVVQACVLQKLLFEELSNDSLEERLEVSSVLRTKCLSQALADILWRAGNMKRATVAINTGRSLFTPIGRYKSDGILEMITNVTVETLDDLALVLEQHVRQFESGPFGCILLTVSAILSRTIAIIQSDMDVPTSTLIGAHGYCTQELVNLLLCGGAVSNVFDDEMKLDSGNGNFTLLKGIKARCNIGLLSLFEHYNICKVGSHLKSPKFPIWVVCSESHFSVLFCPSEDLATDHCKEEEFDLYYYDGLANQQEPIRLTVYPHSAAGAAQNDNADSDLIPPLELCIRTKWRNAVVSWNNTDPIL; from the exons ATGATGGGCAAACATGTTGAGGAAGTCTCCGCGTCTCTAGTACGGGAATATCTCAGTCGAAAG GGCCTGAAGAAAACCATAGCTTGTATGGATGAAGAGCTTCCACGAACTAATTCAAGCATTAATAACAGATCAGATCTGCGCAGAATACTTCACCTTGAGGGCCTTTACAAAAAGAATAAG GCTGAAGAACATCCCTTGAAATCAATGTTGGAGATGATTGTGAAGGACAGAATGAGTGAAGGTGGTAAAACCAAAGGACGCCGACATGGTGACAATCAAACCACATCCAGTTCTTCCATAGACACGACTGGGAATGTTAAGATAGATAAAGATTGTATGGAAAATCTGTTGTGTGAAATTCcaag GTTATCTGAAAGCAGTGTGTCACAAGTTATTGTGCCCTCCCAAACGCCTTCTGAAAAGCTGTGCAAGAGCTTTGCTGTTCACCCTGAAAGTGAGAGAAGTATTTACTGTTTATCATCTAGCCAGGATAGTGTCTTAACAGTATCGAAAGAGGGATTTCCCTCTGAGAAAAAGATTGTAGACACTGACAGCCAGAAGAACAGAAGTAGCAGAATAAGACGGGGCGTTATGTCAGGCCCCATTGCCAGCTCCTCGCAG gAAAGTAACAGGAGGCGTCCAGCTCGAAAGGCACCGTCATCTGTTATAGCAACACTGGAGGACTGTAGGGAAGCAGCAAACTGGACAAATGGTGTCAATACTACAAATACAAAGTCTATCCCATCAGCCCCTCATGAAGAGGGCAGcatgttttctaatttacatACAGGAGTCATAGACCGTAGCGGACATCGCTT AAAGAATTCGGCACCCAGCCCAAAACTGGATGGACTCCATGTGTTGGAAATGGTTTTGG atGACATAGAGAATGAGGGGAGCCTGTGTGATGTTTCTAGAACATCCATGCCAGAACTTAGTTTGAACAAGACTCCCATGGACCAGATGACTGCCACT GCTCTGAAGGAGATCATCTTTGGTTCTTCTATGGCTTGTTTCACTGAGGAGTGGAAACAACAGAATTTTACCTTCTCAGATACTCCTGGTTTGAAGTATGGGATTGTACAAAAGAAG ggagGACCGTGTGGAGTCCTTGCAGTAGTTCAAGCTTGTGTTCTACAGAAGCTTCTGTTTGAAGAATTGAGTAATGACTCATTGGAGGA GAGACTGGAGGTATCAAGTGTTTTAAGGACAAAATGTCTGTCTCAGGCTTTGGCTGACATACTATGGAGAGCGGGGAATATGAAGAGAGCCACAGTCGCAAT AAACACAGGAAGAAGTCTGTTCACCCCGATTGGACGCTACAAATCAGATGGTATTCTAGAAATG ATAACGAACGTCACTGTGGAGACCTTAGATGATCTTGCTTTAGTTCTTGAGCAGCATGTTAGACAA TTTGAGTCTGGTCCCTTTGGCTGTATCCTGCTTACCGTCTCTGCCATTCTTTCCAGAACTATTGCAAT TATACAAAGCGATATGGATGTGCCAACTTCCACCCTCATTGGAGCTCACGGCTACTGCACACAG GAATTGGTAAATCTTTTGCTTTGTGGAGGGGCAGTTTCAAACGTCTTTGATGATGAAATGAAGCTTGATTCCGGAAATGGAAATTTTACACTTCTGAAGGGAATTAAAGCACGTTGTAATATTGGGCTGTTGTCTTTATTTGAGCACTATAATATATGTAAG GTTGGATCTCACCTGAAATCTCCCAAGTTTCCAATTTGGGTAGTGTGCAGTGAGAGTCATTTCAGTGTGCTCTTTTGCCCCTCTGAAGACCTGGCAACCGATCACTGCAAAGAGGAAGAGTTTGACTTGTACTATTATGATGGGCTGGCCAACCAGCAGGAACCAATTAGATTAACAGTCT ATCCACATTCTGCTGCTGGTGCTGCTCAGAATGACAATGCAGACAGTGATCTCATTCCTCCACTGGAGCTCTGCATCAGAACGAA ATGGAGAAATGCAGTGGTCAGCTGGAATAACACAGATCCCATTCTTTGA
- the mindy4 gene encoding probable ubiquitin carboxyl-terminal hydrolase MINDY-4 isoform X2 gives MMGKHVEEVSASLVREYLSRKGLKKTIACMDEELPRTNSSINNRSDLRRILHLEGLYKKNKAEEHPLKSMLEMIVKDRMSEGGKTKGRRHGDNQTTSSSSIDTTGNVKIDKDCMENLLCEIPRLSESSVSQVIVPSQTPSEKLCKSFAVHPESERSIYCLSSSQDSVLTVSKEGFPSEKKIVDTDSQKNRSSRIRRGVMSGPIASSSQESNRRRPARKAPSSVIATLEDCREAANWTNGVNTTNTKSIPSAPHEEGSMFSNLHTGVIDRSGHRLKNSAPSPKLDGLHVLEMVLDDIENEGSLCDVSRTSMPELSLNKTPMDQMTATALKEIIFGSSMACFTEEWKQQNFTFSDTPGLKYGIVQKKGGPCGVLAVVQACVLQKLLFEELSNDSLEERLEVSSVLRTKCLSQALADILWRAGNMKRATVAINTGRSLFTPIGRYKSDGILEMITNVTVETLDDLALVLEQHVRQFESGPFGCILLTVSAILSRTIAIIQSDMDVPTSTLIGAHGYCTQELVNLLLCGGAVSNVFDDEMKLDSGNGNFTLLKGIKARCNIGLLSLFEHYNICWISPEISQVSNLGSVQ, from the exons ATGATGGGCAAACATGTTGAGGAAGTCTCCGCGTCTCTAGTACGGGAATATCTCAGTCGAAAG GGCCTGAAGAAAACCATAGCTTGTATGGATGAAGAGCTTCCACGAACTAATTCAAGCATTAATAACAGATCAGATCTGCGCAGAATACTTCACCTTGAGGGCCTTTACAAAAAGAATAAG GCTGAAGAACATCCCTTGAAATCAATGTTGGAGATGATTGTGAAGGACAGAATGAGTGAAGGTGGTAAAACCAAAGGACGCCGACATGGTGACAATCAAACCACATCCAGTTCTTCCATAGACACGACTGGGAATGTTAAGATAGATAAAGATTGTATGGAAAATCTGTTGTGTGAAATTCcaag GTTATCTGAAAGCAGTGTGTCACAAGTTATTGTGCCCTCCCAAACGCCTTCTGAAAAGCTGTGCAAGAGCTTTGCTGTTCACCCTGAAAGTGAGAGAAGTATTTACTGTTTATCATCTAGCCAGGATAGTGTCTTAACAGTATCGAAAGAGGGATTTCCCTCTGAGAAAAAGATTGTAGACACTGACAGCCAGAAGAACAGAAGTAGCAGAATAAGACGGGGCGTTATGTCAGGCCCCATTGCCAGCTCCTCGCAG gAAAGTAACAGGAGGCGTCCAGCTCGAAAGGCACCGTCATCTGTTATAGCAACACTGGAGGACTGTAGGGAAGCAGCAAACTGGACAAATGGTGTCAATACTACAAATACAAAGTCTATCCCATCAGCCCCTCATGAAGAGGGCAGcatgttttctaatttacatACAGGAGTCATAGACCGTAGCGGACATCGCTT AAAGAATTCGGCACCCAGCCCAAAACTGGATGGACTCCATGTGTTGGAAATGGTTTTGG atGACATAGAGAATGAGGGGAGCCTGTGTGATGTTTCTAGAACATCCATGCCAGAACTTAGTTTGAACAAGACTCCCATGGACCAGATGACTGCCACT GCTCTGAAGGAGATCATCTTTGGTTCTTCTATGGCTTGTTTCACTGAGGAGTGGAAACAACAGAATTTTACCTTCTCAGATACTCCTGGTTTGAAGTATGGGATTGTACAAAAGAAG ggagGACCGTGTGGAGTCCTTGCAGTAGTTCAAGCTTGTGTTCTACAGAAGCTTCTGTTTGAAGAATTGAGTAATGACTCATTGGAGGA GAGACTGGAGGTATCAAGTGTTTTAAGGACAAAATGTCTGTCTCAGGCTTTGGCTGACATACTATGGAGAGCGGGGAATATGAAGAGAGCCACAGTCGCAAT AAACACAGGAAGAAGTCTGTTCACCCCGATTGGACGCTACAAATCAGATGGTATTCTAGAAATG ATAACGAACGTCACTGTGGAGACCTTAGATGATCTTGCTTTAGTTCTTGAGCAGCATGTTAGACAA TTTGAGTCTGGTCCCTTTGGCTGTATCCTGCTTACCGTCTCTGCCATTCTTTCCAGAACTATTGCAAT TATACAAAGCGATATGGATGTGCCAACTTCCACCCTCATTGGAGCTCACGGCTACTGCACACAG GAATTGGTAAATCTTTTGCTTTGTGGAGGGGCAGTTTCAAACGTCTTTGATGATGAAATGAAGCTTGATTCCGGAAATGGAAATTTTACACTTCTGAAGGGAATTAAAGCACGTTGTAATATTGGGCTGTTGTCTTTATTTGAGCACTATAATATAT GTTGGATCTCACCTGAAATCTCCCAAGTTTCCAATTTGGGTAGTGTGCAGTGA